A stretch of DNA from Deltaproteobacteria bacterium:
AGCTGTTCGTAACGCGGGTTGACCGGGTAGATGTTCTCCTTCGGGAAGCCGAACCGGAACAGGTTGCGCATGAGCGCGGCCGCGTGGGGCGCCCGCTCGGACGCGCCGATGAGCGCGATGTTCCGGGGCTTGAGGAGGGCTTCCAGGGCGCCGGGATTGAGGGAAAAATCCATTGTCATCCTCGGCCTCAACCTCCGCTCATCCGTTCGGCTGCGGCGCGCACCGCGCGCATGATGTTCGGATAGCCGCCGCAACGGCACAGGTTGCCGGCGAGGTAATCGCGAATCTGGTCGTCCGAGGGGTCGCCGTGCTCTTCCAGCAGCGCCTTGGCGGCCATGATGAAGCCGGGGGTGCAGTAACCGCACTGGGCGGCGTCGTTCTCAAGGAACGCCTGTTGAATGGGGTGAAGGGCGCCGTCGTCGCCCAGCCCCTCGACGGTATCCACCGAGCGGCCATCCAGGCGCGCGGCCAGCAGGAAGCACGCGCTGACCGGCCTGCCGTCCAGCAGCACCGTGCAGCTCCCGCACGCGCCCACGCCGCAGGACTCCCGCACGCTCCAGAGTTTGAGCCCGTCGCGCAGAACCTCCAGCAGGGTGTCGGCGTCGTTGACCGCCAGCTCGCGCTGCTGCCCGTTCACCGTCAGGCTGATGCTACGTTCCATGACCCTCGCTCCACGTTCCGTCGTGCCTTCCTCTGACGCTCGCCTGCTCCGTCGTTCGCGTTACTTCCCAGCGTTCACCTTCCCCGCCGCCTTGAGCGCCTGGTGTATCCGCTCCGCGGTGAGGGGGATGTCGCGCACGCGCACGCCCACGGCGTCCTCCAGCGCGTTGGCCACGGCCGCGGCCACGGTCAGGGCGCCGGTCTCGCCGATGCCCTTGGCGCCGAAGGGGCCGTCCTTGTGGGGCACCTGCACGACGATGGGGTGGCAGGCGGCGGGCACGTCCTTGATGGAGGCGATCTGGTAGTCCAGCAGGGAGCCGTTGAGGAGCTGTCCGTCCTGGAACACCATCTGCTCGAACAGCGTCAGCCCCAGGTGCATGGTGGCCGCGCCCACGAGTTGCTGCTCGCAGTACTTGGGGTTGATGGCGGTGCCGGCGTCGCCGGCGGCGTGGAACTGCAGCACCTCCAGGCGGCCGGTCTCCATGTCCACCTCCACCTCCACCGCGCTGGCCGAGGCGAACCAGTACTCGGTGCACTTCTCGGACATGCCGGTCTCGGGGTCCATGGGCGTCACCACCGGCTGACACAGGCCTTCGCCCACGATCGTGGTGCCGAGGCTGCCGAACTTGGCCAGGAACGCCTCGGTGACGGTCATGCCCCGCTCCTCGGCGCCGCGCACGAACACCCGACCGTCGCGCGCCTCCAGGTCGGCGGCATCGATCTCCAGCTTGCCGGCCACGGCCTCGAACAACTCCGCCTTGACGTTGGCCGCGGCAGTGCGCACGGCGTTGCCCATGTGGTAGGTGGAGCGGCTCCCCGCGCTGATGGTGTCGTAGGGGGTGACGTCGGTGTCGGGCTGGACCACGTGCACCTTGTCGAAGGAGATCCCCAGCTCCTCGGCCGCGATCTGCGCCAGCAGGCTCTCGGAGCCTTGGCCCATCTCCACCGTGCTGCTCAGCACGTTGGCGCTGCCGTCGGCGTTGAGGATGACGATGGCCCCGGAGATGGACGGCGTGAGGACGGCCTTGACGCCGCAGGCGATGCCCTTGCCGCGGCGCTTTGTTCCCGTGGCGGTCGCCCCGGGGCGCTCACTCCCTGCCGCCTCGGTTGCCTGTTGCGCCCTCTCCGGAAGAGGCGGCTCACCGCCGGGAGCCGCCGCCCGGCTGCCCCAGCCCACGGCGTCCGCCGCCCGCTGCACCGCCTCCTTCAAGCCGCAGGCATGGACCGGCGTCCCGGTGACGAAGAGGTCCCCTTCCTCCAGCGCGTGCTCCAGGCGGAACTCCACCGGGTCGACGCCGAGGCCCCGGGCGACGATGTCCATCTGCGAGTCGTAGGCCCAGATCACCTGGGGCACGCCGAAGCCCCGGAACGGTCCGGCCGGCGGCTTGTTGGTGTAGACGCAGTAGGAGTCGATGGAGACGTTGGGGATCTTGTACGGCCCCGACGAGGTGTAGCCGGACTTGTGCACGATGCGCGGCCCGATCTCGGCGAAGGCGCCGGTGTCCCAGTAGACCTCGCACTTGCGCGCGGTCATGGCCGAGCCCTTGACCGCGGTCTTGAGCTTCACCACCACGCCGTGCTTGGTGACGGTCTGGAACTCCTCCTCGCGGCTCAGGCTGTACTTGACGGGCCGGCCCGTCTTCATGGCCAGTATCGCCACGATCGGCTCGAGCTTGTTGTACAGCTTGGCGCCGTAACCGCCGCCCAGGTACGGCACCCGCACCCGGATACGGTTCATGGGCACGCCCAGCATGCGCGCCAGCTCGCCGCGGACGAAGGAAGGCGACTGGCTGGCGGTATGGATGTTGATGCGCCCGCCCTCGTCCACGTACGCCAGCGAGACGTGCGGTTCCATGGGCACGTGCTGGGCCGGCGGCGCCGTGAAGACGTCCTCGAAGATCCGGTCGGCCTCGGCGAAAGCCTTGTCCACGTCGCCCTTGCGCAGCTTGTAGTGGTAGCAGATGTTGGAACGATCCCCCGCCTTGACGTGGGCCAGATCGGCGAACGCCCCGGAAGGCCGGACATCCTCGTGGATGATGGGGGCGTCCGGCCTGATGGCGTCGAGCACATCCAGGACCACCGGCAGCGGCTCGTACTCGACTTCGACGAGTTCCAGCGCTTCTTCCGCCGCGCGCCGGCTCTCCGCGGCCACGGCCACCACCTGCTCGCCCTCGTGGCGCACCCGGTCGATGGCCAGCACCGGCTGGTCGGCGAACGCCGGCCCGTGGTAGGGCGTGATACCCGGCATGGCCGCGATGTCCGCGCCCGTGAGCACCGCGGCCACGCCGAGGTGGGCCTCGGCGCGGGACTTGTCGATGCCGACGATCCGCGCATGCGGGTGAGGGCTCCTGAGCACCGCCACGTGCAGCAACCCGGGCGGCTCCATGTTGCCCACGTGCAGCGCCCTGCCCGTCACCTTCTGGACGGCGTCCCGGCGGTCGACCGGCTTGCCGACGATGGAATAGTCCGCCACGCGTTCACCTCACGAGGACGCCAGTTCCCGGAGCGTCCGCCGGACCCACACCCGCGTCATCTCGCGCTTGTAATCCGCGCTCCCGCGCAGGTCCGACACCGGAGAGATCTGCTCGTCGACGGCGTCGCACACCGCGTCCCAGAGTTCCTCGGAGCAGCTTTCCCCCTGGAACCGGTCCAGGCCCGCGGCCAGGAGCGGCGCTTCCGCCACGCCGCTGAGGCCGAGCCGAAGCTCCCCGACGTCCCCGCCATCGAGGGCCAGGAGCGCCGCGACCCCAATGCACGGCCAGTCGTTGGCCGAGAGCGAACTGAAGCGGGAGTAAACCGTCCGGGCCGCCGGGGCCACGTGCGGCACCCGCACCTCCACCAGGATCTCTCCCGGCTCCAGCGCCGTCTCGTACATGCCGCGGTAGAAGTCCTTCAACGCTACCACGCGAGTGCCTTGGGCTCCGGCCAACACCACCTCCGCGCCGTGAACCAGCAGCGCCGGCGGCGGGTCCAGCCGGTAGTCCGCGTGGGCCAGATTGCCGCCCACGGACGCGGTCTCCCGGATGCGCACGTTGCCCACGTGACTGAACGCCTGCGCCAGCGCCGGTGCCCGCCGCTGCACCAGCGGTGAACGCTCCACCGACCGGTGGGTGGCCAGCGCCCCGATGCTCAGCCCGTCGTCGTTGTCGGTGATTCGTTCAAGCCCCGGAATCGACTGCAAGTCCACCAGGTGGGAAAACCGCAACGCCCGCTGCTTCATCAGGATCACCAGCGTGGTGCCCCCGGCGATGGGCCGCGCCTCGTCGCCGTGCTCAAGCAGCATCTCGCTGGCTTCAGCCACGGACCCGGGTTTCAGCAGGTCGAAAGCGGGAATGGTCATGGCGGATCAGAGGCCCGGCAAAGCACAGGCCGGGAATGGCGGGATTTATAGCCTCTACGGCCGTCGTTGACAATTCGCGCCAGTTCACAGCGCCGCACCGACTCTGCCCAGGAGACCTTGGCGTCCGCGATGACTCCCACCGACAGCCTCAGCCCCAAGCTCTCCAAGAAAGCCTCAAGAGCAGAGAAACGGGGATTGCCCTTCGTGGCTTCGGCTTTTCTTATGTCCAACTAAACTCGACCTTGCAGCGCCACCCACGCGCTGCGAGAATGAAGCCCCCATGACCATCGGCATTCTCGCGTATGGTTCGCTGATTCCCAATCCGGGAGCGGAGATCGGGCCGGTGACGGTGCGCCGCATCGGCGCGGTGGAGACGCCGTTCCGGGTGGAGTTCTCCCGCAGCAGCCGGGTGCGCGACGGGGCGCCGACGCTGGTGCCGGTGACGCGGGGCGGAGCCAGGGTTGTGGGGGTGGTGCTGGTGCTGCACGACTCGGTGAACGAGGCCGCCGCCCGGGACATGCTCTACCGGCGGGAGCGGAACCGGGTGGGCAGCGGCGACCGCTACGCGGACGTCGACCCGGCCAACCCGGACAGCGCCTTCCTTGGACGGTTGGACGGCTTCGCCGGGCTGGACGTGGTGTTCCATGCGGCGTTGCGGGCGAACATCGAGGAGCCGACCCCCGAACTGCTGGCGCGTCTGGCCATCGCCAGCGCCGCGGCACCCTCGGGTGCCGTGGATAGGGACGGCATCCGCTACCTCATGGACGCGATGCAGAGCGGCATCGTCACGCCGCTCATGCCGGAGTACGAGAACGAAATCCTCCGCCTGACGGGCGGCCGCGACCTGGAGGAGGCCCGGAGCATCGCCCTGGGCCGGTCGCGCTAGTGTGCATCGGCAGTCTGTTTGCCAGCGCATGTACGCCTGCTCCCGTATTGCTTCCAAGCCTGCACAGGGCTATTCTGCCGTCGCACAACGCGATTGCACGGTTCACGCGGAACCTTGGCGAATCTAGGAACCCTGGCGAGTCTAATTGTTGGCTCGGTCTGCCTGACGGCGGCCGCGTGAGA
This window harbors:
- a CDS encoding (2Fe-2S)-binding protein, translated to MERSISLTVNGQQRELAVNDADTLLEVLRDGLKLWSVRESCGVGACGSCTVLLDGRPVSACFLLAARLDGRSVDTVEGLGDDGALHPIQQAFLENDAAQCGYCTPGFIMAAKALLEEHGDPSDDQIRDYLAGNLCRCGGYPNIMRAVRAAAERMSGG
- a CDS encoding molybdopterin-dependent oxidoreductase, whose protein sequence is MADYSIVGKPVDRRDAVQKVTGRALHVGNMEPPGLLHVAVLRSPHPHARIVGIDKSRAEAHLGVAAVLTGADIAAMPGITPYHGPAFADQPVLAIDRVRHEGEQVVAVAAESRRAAEEALELVEVEYEPLPVVLDVLDAIRPDAPIIHEDVRPSGAFADLAHVKAGDRSNICYHYKLRKGDVDKAFAEADRIFEDVFTAPPAQHVPMEPHVSLAYVDEGGRINIHTASQSPSFVRGELARMLGVPMNRIRVRVPYLGGGYGAKLYNKLEPIVAILAMKTGRPVKYSLSREEEFQTVTKHGVVVKLKTAVKGSAMTARKCEVYWDTGAFAEIGPRIVHKSGYTSSGPYKIPNVSIDSYCVYTNKPPAGPFRGFGVPQVIWAYDSQMDIVARGLGVDPVEFRLEHALEEGDLFVTGTPVHACGLKEAVQRAADAVGWGSRAAAPGGEPPLPERAQQATEAAGSERPGATATGTKRRGKGIACGVKAVLTPSISGAIVILNADGSANVLSSTVEMGQGSESLLAQIAAEELGISFDKVHVVQPDTDVTPYDTISAGSRSTYHMGNAVRTAAANVKAELFEAVAGKLEIDAADLEARDGRVFVRGAEERGMTVTEAFLAKFGSLGTTIVGEGLCQPVVTPMDPETGMSEKCTEYWFASASAVEVEVDMETGRLEVLQFHAAGDAGTAINPKYCEQQLVGAATMHLGLTLFEQMVFQDGQLLNGSLLDYQIASIKDVPAACHPIVVQVPHKDGPFGAKGIGETGALTVAAAVANALEDAVGVRVRDIPLTAERIHQALKAAGKVNAGK
- a CDS encoding xanthine dehydrogenase family protein subunit M, whose amino-acid sequence is MTIPAFDLLKPGSVAEASEMLLEHGDEARPIAGGTTLVILMKQRALRFSHLVDLQSIPGLERITDNDDGLSIGALATHRSVERSPLVQRRAPALAQAFSHVGNVRIRETASVGGNLAHADYRLDPPPALLVHGAEVVLAGAQGTRVVALKDFYRGMYETALEPGEILVEVRVPHVAPAARTVYSRFSSLSANDWPCIGVAALLALDGGDVGELRLGLSGVAEAPLLAAGLDRFQGESCSEELWDAVCDAVDEQISPVSDLRGSADYKREMTRVWVRRTLRELASS